The window AAGAGCCTCCATCAGAAGATGAACACGCCGGCCGCGACGACGGTCGTCCAGCCCCGGTTCGAGATCACGGCGGATTGAGTGACGTTGAAGGTCCGCACGATCTCACCGGAGATCTTGAAGACCTGCTCCTTTTCGTCCCAGTTGGCGTTCTCGTCGAACTCGACGCCCAGCGTCGACGCGAGCATCGAGGCCGCCATGTCCTCGGCGAACTCCCCGGCCACCTCGTCGGTCTGGCCGTAGGCGTGGTGCTCGCTCAGGTAGCCGTACGTGTTCTTGTCGGCCGGGAGCGCGCATCCGATGGACGCAGCGATCAGCCGCCGCATCTCGTTCGACCCCTGCCGCGCCATGACGCAGAACGCGATGCTGCCCGGCGCGATCAGCCGGGAGCCCTCTTCGCGTGAGAGGATCTTGCACTGCGGGGGGAAGATGCTC of the Candidatus Eisenbacteria bacterium genome contains:
- a CDS encoding arginine decarboxylase, pyruvoyl-dependent, whose translation is MKRTTDSTLPGESQGADPRAERRRVTEGLTLVPTKIFFTKGVGSHRDELRSFELALKDAGIERLNLVHVSSIFPPQCKILSREEGSRLIAPGSIAFCVMARQGSNEMRRLIAASIGCALPADKNTYGYLSEHHAYGQTDEVAGEFAEDMAASMLASTLGVEFDENANWDEKEQVFKISGEIVRTFNVTQSAVISNRGWTTVVAAGVFIF